Genomic DNA from Corylus avellana chromosome ca4, CavTom2PMs-1.0:
TAATAATAGCGGGCTATGCGACCTCCAGGGGTTGCAGTTTTGATAAGGAATTGTGGCAGGTAGTAAAATATATGCAGAATGATGGGGTGAAACCCGATGGATTTACAGTTTCGAGTCTGCTGTCTCTTTTTAGCGGTGACAGTGGGAGATGGGATTATGGGAGGGAGCTTCATTGTTATATTGTGAAGAATGGATTGGATTTGGGTTTGGGATCAGATGTTCATTTGGGATGTTGTTTGATTGATATGTACTCAAGGAGTAATAAAGTTATTGTGGGTAGACGGGTGTTTGACAGAATGAGATGTAGAAATGTTTATGCTTGGACAGCAATGATCAATGGTTATGTGCAAGATGGAGCTTCGGACAAAGCATTGATTCTTTTTCATGAAATGCAGGTGAAAAATGGAGTAGAGCCCAACAGAGTGTCACTTGTGAGCATCCTTCCTGCTTGTAGCTCACACGGTGGTTTAATAGGGGGGAAACAAATTCATGGGTTTGCAATCAGAAAGGAATTGAATCATGATGTATCTTTATGTAATGCTTTGATTGATATGTATTCCAAATGTGGGAGCTTGGATTGCGCAAGGAGAGTTTTTGAGGATGATTCCTTTTGTAAAGATGCAATCTCTTGGAGTTCAATAATTTCTGGGTATGGATTACATGGAAGGGGCAGGGAAGCCATCTTTTTGTATGAGAAGATGCTTCAGCATGGGATCAAACCAGACATGATAACAATAGTAGTGGTTCTTTCTGCATGCGGAAGGTCAGGGTTGGTGACTGAAGGCCTTAACATCTATAGCTCAGTAATAAATGTGTATGGAATTAAACCAACAGTTGAAATTTGTGCTTGTGTGGTTGATTTGTTTGGCAGATCAGGCCAGCTTAATCAAGCTTTAGATTTTATTAAATCAATGCCTGTGGAACCTGGTCCAAGTGTTTGGGGGGCTCTTGTTAATGCCTCTATAATGCACGGGAATTCTGAGATGCAAGATCTGGCTTATAGGTTTCTTATTCAGCTAGAACCGAAGAACCCCTCAAATTTTATATCACTATCAAATTTATATGCTTCTTCGAGGAGATGGGATGTTGTAGCTGAAGTAAGAACAATGATGAGAGAAAGAGGTTTGAGGAAGGCTCCGGGCTGCAGTTGGATTAGCATTAACAGCAAGACTCATTGTTTCTATGTTGCTGATAAAGTACATCCTTGCTCCAATTCAATCTACGAGATGCTGGATTACCTTATTCCGATAATGAAGGGAGCTGGTTATTCTCCTGATATTGAATATATGGTATAGATGTGTTGGCATTTGATGGATAAATAGGCCATTTCATGGATTCCAAGATGTTTTGAGGGGCATCTTGACTGAATTATAAGTGCGGAAGATGGTACTCTGTAATCTGATGATTGGATCTCAGTCACTTGCCCTGTGGGCTGAAAGGCTTGAGAAATACTCTTGAAAGCCCCTGTGAGCAGAGGTAGGATTGTATGGGCTGGAAAAACGTGTCAACGGTCAATGCAGGTCCTTATACCGCAACTGTCAGCTTCAACCCAGAAGTCGAACTATGGGGGTGGCACTCACGAGTCACGGGCAATGCACTGAGATTTTATACTTTGGTTTATCTAATGTAGAGCTGAAATTCTTTTATACGACTCGCAAATTCAAACTCAACACTAAAATAGTGGGTTTGGGTTAAAGTGtatgacctgtttaattaaatggattaagTTAAGATTGACTTAGTCTTATATTAATGTTTCAACACAATCAGAACTCGACATGCAAACATGAATAACCACCCATAATCTTATGCTACCAATTACAATTTCTTCTATggtttcaatctttttttttttaatttttcccatcAAACAATGATTAACTGTCAAAAAGTTAATTGGATTCGTTTCATAATGGAAATAAAATGTCATATCTATGCCTATAATGCGATGGAATGAAGGTGTGTTCAGTCCTCCCATTGGTGCTTTTGTTTATGTATTCCTGATTTATCGACTAGGTCGTTTTGGCCTCTTTCGTGGTTGGTATCTTCTATGCATGCCTGGTCAACATCTTAGGTGGTTAACTAATTTAGTTTTTAGAAATTGTAATAATGATTCCTGATCTTAACGTTTGTACTCAAGATTTGGCTTGTATTGTAGGCTa
This window encodes:
- the LOC132179375 gene encoding pentatricopeptide repeat-containing protein At3g12770-like, which produces MLTGMTIFSAQTARKTFALVTSRYYASATVLYTPLHPLHSLQFAIDHQSLSLGLECHAQILTHGLGQNPFLATKLISVYAICGSPARSRLVFDSVELKSVYLWNSLINGYVKNRVYNEAFDSFNEMYCSHEMPDDYTLATLAKASGEIGDSVAGKLIHGKSLRIGFVLDTVVANSLMSMYCKCGEFSESRKLFDEMAKRNSSSWNVIIAGYATSRGCSFDKELWQVVKYMQNDGVKPDGFTVSSLLSLFSGDSGRWDYGRELHCYIVKNGLDLGLGSDVHLGCCLIDMYSRSNKVIVGRRVFDRMRCRNVYAWTAMINGYVQDGASDKALILFHEMQVKNGVEPNRVSLVSILPACSSHGGLIGGKQIHGFAIRKELNHDVSLCNALIDMYSKCGSLDCARRVFEDDSFCKDAISWSSIISGYGLHGRGREAIFLYEKMLQHGIKPDMITIVVVLSACGRSGLVTEGLNIYSSVINVYGIKPTVEICACVVDLFGRSGQLNQALDFIKSMPVEPGPSVWGALVNASIMHGNSEMQDLAYRFLIQLEPKNPSNFISLSNLYASSRRWDVVAEVRTMMRERGLRKAPGCSWISINSKTHCFYVADKVHPCSNSIYEMLDYLIPIMKGAGYSPDIEYMV